GCGATTTCGACTTCCGGACCGGTCGAGGAGAAACTCGACAGGCCGTCGCTGGAGTTCGTCGAGGAGACCGCCATGAACTCGTCGTATGCGGCCGGATAGCCGACACAGTCTGTACACGGGCCGGAGTTGCCCGCCGCGGCGACGAGGAACACGCCGTTGTTCTGTGCGTAGACGCCAGCGTCCTTGACGGCCTGACTACCACTGCTGGCTCCGAGGCTGAGAGAACCGACGTCCCAGCCTTGGTCGGCGACGTACTCGATACCTGCGGCAACGTCCGAGAACGACCCGCTCCCTCTGTTGTCCAGCACCTTCACTGCGTGGAGCGTCGCGTCCGTCGAGACGCCGACGACGCCCTGACTGTTGTCCACGGCGTCGGCGATACCGGCACAGTGGGTGCCGTGGTCGTTGTCGTCCGTCCACGCGTAGTTGCAGCTACCGCCGCGACAACTGACGAACGCTTCGCCTGCACCGACGTTCGCTTGCAGGTCCGGATGGTCGTCGTCGATACCCGTGTCGATGATAGCGATGTCGGCACCACTGCCAGTTTCGCCGTTGGCGTGTGCGACCTCCGCGTCCACGCGGTCGATGCCCCACGGCAGGGTCTGTGCGAGCGCGTGCATCTGCCCGTTCTCCTCGACGTAGCGGACGTTCGGGTTCTTGTCGAGCGCCGTGACGGCCTGCTTCGCCGCCCGAAGTGTGACGATGTCCAGCGAGTCGAAGTTCCGAACGACTTCGTCGGCCGCGTCGAGCGCGAGCGAACGACCGCGCTCGGATTTGACACCGACGTTTACCTCTACTGTGTCGTCTGGCTTCGCCGCCGCGAGTCCAGTTACACTGAGCGTCGCCGCAGACGCACCGGCCATTTGCAGCACCTTTCGCCGCGAAACACCATTGTCGTTGCGTGGCATGCGATAGAATAATTCACTATGTATCGCTATTAAAAATTTCTTCTAGAACAATTCATTAATTAAACTACTGCAACTATCGTAGTTACTTTTCAGCCCGATTTAATCGTGTTCCGCTCCTCGGTATTCGCCGCAGTACGCGTCGAAACTAGTCACACGATGCGCGAACCTCTCGACGGCACGCCCACGAACTGAGCATGACCGAGACAACTTGACCGAAACAGTGTGACCGAAACAACGCGATGAACGAGAAAAGACCGCCGTAACGGGGGTCAATCAGGTTAGTTGTCCGACGAGTCGTGGCCGAGCGCCGCTGCAACGTCGAGCAGACCCGACCCAGAGACGTTGTCCGAGAGACCGATGTCTTCGGCCGTACTCTTGAGCGTGCTGCGAGCGTCGCCGTTCGTCGCACCGTTCGACATTAGTTGGCCACCAGCGCCGGAGACGTGGGGGCACGCCATCGAGGTGCCCGAGAACGTGTCGTAGCCACCAGGCACCGTCGAGTAGATGTCCGAACCAGGTGCGGCGATGTCCACTTCTGGACCCTGCGAGGAGAAACTCGACTGCCCGTCGCTGTCGTTGGTGGACGCGACAGCCATGACTTCGGGGTAGGCCGCCGGGTAGCCGACACAGTCCGTACATTGACCGCTGTTGCCCGCAGCGGCGACGAGCAGGACGCCGTTGTCCTGTGCGTACTGACACGCGTCTCGGAGTGCCGAGGAGCCAGAGGAGCCACCGAGGCTCATCGAAGCCACGTCCCAGCCTTGGTCAGCGACGTACTCGATACCGGCCGCGATGTCCGAGAACGAACCGCTACCACCACAGTCCAGCACCTTCACGGCGTGGAGCGTCGCGTCGGATGCGACACCGACTACGCCCTGCGAGTTGTCGTCACCAGCCGCGATACCGGCACAGTGGGTGCCGTGGTCGTTGTCGTCGGACCACGCGTAGTTACAGGCGTTGCCGTTGCCTTGGTACGAACAGTCGCCGAAGTAGCCACCGGAGCCACACTCGGCGAACGCCCTACCCGCTCCGAGGTTGGCCTGGAGGTCAGGGTGGTCGTCGTCGATACCCGTATCGATGATAGCGATATCGGCCCCGCTACCGACTTCGCCGTTCGCGTTCGTAATGTCTGCGTCCACGCGGTCGATACCCCACGGCAGGTCCTGTGCGAGCGCGTGCATCGTGCCGTTCTCTTCGACGTAGCGGATGTTCGGGTTCCGCTCCAGTGCCGTCGCCGCCTTCTCCGGCAGGCGAAGCGTGAGCGCGTCGATAGAGTTGAAGTCGCGGACGACTTCGTTGGCTTGGCTCTTGGCCATCGAGCGGCCACGCGCAGAGTTGAAACCGACGTTCACTTCGACCGTGTCTCCGGGCTTCGCGGCCGCGAGACCACTGCCAGCGGCAGTTGCGACGGAGGCACCGGCCACTTTCAGTACGTTACGTCGGGAAATACCATTGTCGTTTTCTCGCATTGCATTTGTAACTATCTAGCATGGATGTTAAATTTTATCCACCCGGAAATTCATGTATGTTACTCTCTTGAAACATAATTACATTAAAAATTCTGTGAAAATAACTCGGCGGTCCCGAACGGTACGCCTATTATCGGGAAGTCCGTAGCCGCCGCCGTGCAAGTCGTCGGCTACGAAACGGGTGCAGGGAGTGAGGACCCACCAGCGCTGTTGCTATCCGACGGCGAAACGGTTCGAGTCGAACCACTCGAACGCGGTACCGACCTCGCCTACTCGCTGGGCGAGCGCCGCTGTGCGGGCGTCCTCGACGGCACGGACCACCGAAACTGTCCGCGTCCGAACGCCCCGTACTGCGACGTTCACACCCACACGTGGGTCTGCGCTCGCTGTACGGGCACCTGCCTGAAAGACGAGATGGACTGCTTCGAGGACCACGCCATCTACCTCGCGGCGTTCGCCCCCGCCACGTTCAAAGTCGGCGTCACCAAGGAGTGGCGACTCGACACTCGACTCCGCGAGCAGGGAGCCGACCGAGCGGCCCATCTTCGGACGGTCGAAGACGGCCGCATCGCCCGCCGAATCGAGGCCGAGATAGCCAAGGAGTTCACCGACCGGGTGCGCGTCCCCCAGAAGATGGACGGCCTCCACCGAGCGGTGAACACCGAGCAATGGGAAGAGGCCCTCGCCGAGTTCGAACCACTGGACACCTTCGACTTCGACTACGGCTTCGAACTCGACTCGCGGCCGGTCGTGGAGACGGTTTCGACCGGCGAGGTACTGGGGACGAAAGGCCGGGTGTTGGTCCTGAGTCGAGGCGGCACGAACTACGCGGTGGACATGCGCGATTTGGTGGGCTACGAACTTCGGGAGGAGGAGAGCGAGCGGGAGTTGCAATCTAGTTTGGGTGCTTTCTAGCAGTTGGGATGGGTGGAAATAGCTGCTACCCTCAGGACTGAAACTGATTACAGAGCGAAGAAAAAGCGGTGAGCGCGACGACGCTAGCTACTCCCGAAACCGATGAGAAACCGCACGGCACCGCAACCGCTCCGCGCGCCATGACCCAAGAACGATTTGGCGCGTGCGGTCGCACCCATGTGGTGCGACCATCCGCGCGAGGTCTGCGCGAGCGAAGCGAGTGCAGGCTCGGCAGACAAGCGAAGCGCAGTCGGCCGGTGGATGACTGAGTGACGTGCCCGAAGGGCACGAACGAAGGAATCGGCTGGGGAGGTGTGTGTCTATTGCGGTGCTGTACGGGGCGGTCTTCTAGGCACCGGGAATAGCTAACTGCTCGTGGTCCATCGCAGTAGTAGAGCCGTTCGAAACGAAATATAGCGTCCGAAAAACCCGACTCAAACCTCCGACTCGACACGAACGTTCAAATACCGAACCGAGACCGACTGCACACAGAACTCACAACTCTAATCCGCGAATCGCCACCGCATCGCCTTCGCGTACCTCGCCAATCACGCGCCCGTCCGTCTCAGAAACTAACTCCTCGGCGTCCCCCGCCGGAAGCGCAACGACGAACCCGGTGCCCATGTTGAACGTCCGGTGCATCTCCTCGTCGCTGACGTTCCCTTGCTCTTGCACGAACTCGAAGACGGGTTGCGGGTCGAACGCGTCGGTAATCTCGTACCGGAACGCGCCCATCCGCGAGAGGTTGGTCCACCCGCCGCCTGTGACGTGGGCCGCGGCGTGAACGTCCTGTTTCCGCAAGTGTTCGAGCAGATACGTGTAGAGCCGCGTCGGTTCGAGTAGTACCTCTCCCACCGATTTTGTAGCATCCAGCGGAAACACGTCTTCGTACTCGTGATTTCTCGTCGCGGCCTCCCTCGCAAGCGTCAGTCCGTTCGAGTGAATCCCCGAGGAGGGGAATCCGACCAGCGCGTCACCCTCCTCTGCCTCGCCGGGGAAGATGGCGTCCTTCGGTGCCAGTCCCGCGCACGCCC
The sequence above is a segment of the Halorussus halophilus genome. Coding sequences within it:
- a CDS encoding S8 family serine peptidase; translated protein: MPRNDNGVSRRKVLQMAGASAATLSVTGLAAAKPDDTVEVNVGVKSERGRSLALDAADEVVRNFDSLDIVTLRAAKQAVTALDKNPNVRYVEENGQMHALAQTLPWGIDRVDAEVAHANGETGSGADIAIIDTGIDDDHPDLQANVGAGEAFVSCRGGSCNYAWTDDNDHGTHCAGIADAVDNSQGVVGVSTDATLHAVKVLDNRGSGSFSDVAAGIEYVADQGWDVGSLSLGASSGSQAVKDAGVYAQNNGVFLVAAAGNSGPCTDCVGYPAAYDEFMAVSSTNSSDGLSSFSSTGPEVEIAAPGTDIYSTVIGGYDTFSGTSMATPHVAGTGGQLMANGSSNSQTRSTIKSTAENIGLASNESGAGLLDTAAALGFDSSDST
- the purM gene encoding phosphoribosylformylglycinamidine cyclo-ligase, which produces MSEDGANDENRAEDGGNEEELTYAEAGVDIDASEAATAALVGAVGDIDESEYAGLIDIGDRYLALATDGVGTKLLVAEALGDYSTVGIDCMAMNANDLVASGVEPVAFVDYLAVDEPSEEFSEQVGDGLAAGAEEAGVALVGGETAVMPDVIKGLDLAGACAGLAPKDAIFPGEAEEGDALVGFPSSGIHSNGLTLAREAATRNHEYEDVFPLDATKSVGEVLLEPTRLYTYLLEHLRKQDVHAAAHVTGGGWTNLSRMGAFRYEITDAFDPQPVFEFVQEQGNVSDEEMHRTFNMGTGFVVALPAGDAEELVSETDGRVIGEVREGDAVAIRGLEL
- a CDS encoding S8 family peptidase → MRENDNGISRRNVLKVAGASVATAAGSGLAAAKPGDTVEVNVGFNSARGRSMAKSQANEVVRDFNSIDALTLRLPEKAATALERNPNIRYVEENGTMHALAQDLPWGIDRVDADITNANGEVGSGADIAIIDTGIDDDHPDLQANLGAGRAFAECGSGGYFGDCSYQGNGNACNYAWSDDNDHGTHCAGIAAGDDNSQGVVGVASDATLHAVKVLDCGGSGSFSDIAAGIEYVADQGWDVASMSLGGSSGSSALRDACQYAQDNGVLLVAAAGNSGQCTDCVGYPAAYPEVMAVASTNDSDGQSSFSSQGPEVDIAAPGSDIYSTVPGGYDTFSGTSMACPHVSGAGGQLMSNGATNGDARSTLKSTAEDIGLSDNVSGSGLLDVAAALGHDSSDN
- a CDS encoding DUF2797 domain-containing protein, giving the protein MQVVGYETGAGSEDPPALLLSDGETVRVEPLERGTDLAYSLGERRCAGVLDGTDHRNCPRPNAPYCDVHTHTWVCARCTGTCLKDEMDCFEDHAIYLAAFAPATFKVGVTKEWRLDTRLREQGADRAAHLRTVEDGRIARRIEAEIAKEFTDRVRVPQKMDGLHRAVNTEQWEEALAEFEPLDTFDFDYGFELDSRPVVETVSTGEVLGTKGRVLVLSRGGTNYAVDMRDLVGYELREEESERELQSSLGAF